One Thalassospira marina DNA window includes the following coding sequences:
- a CDS encoding anthranilate synthase component II, with translation MYLLIDNYDSFTFNLWHFLRELGPEVKVVRNDEISVDDALAMKPEGIVISPGPCDPDQAGICVDLIKAAAGKVKLLGVCLGHQAIGAAFGSDVVRAPHCMHGKTDAMIHEGKSVFKGLPNPVTATRYHSLVVDRATLPDCLEITAHSNDGLIMGLRHRTHEIHGVQFHPESIASEHGHDLLKNFIDFSAA, from the coding sequence ATGTATCTGCTCATCGATAATTATGACAGCTTCACATTTAATTTGTGGCATTTTTTACGTGAACTTGGGCCCGAGGTCAAAGTTGTCCGCAACGACGAAATCAGCGTCGATGACGCGCTGGCAATGAAGCCCGAAGGAATCGTCATTTCGCCGGGCCCCTGCGACCCGGACCAGGCTGGTATCTGCGTTGATTTGATCAAGGCGGCGGCTGGCAAGGTAAAGCTTTTGGGCGTGTGCCTGGGCCATCAGGCGATCGGCGCGGCATTTGGCAGCGACGTTGTCCGTGCGCCGCACTGCATGCATGGTAAAACCGACGCCATGATCCATGAAGGCAAAAGCGTTTTCAAAGGCCTGCCCAACCCGGTGACCGCAACCCGGTATCATTCACTGGTGGTGGACCGCGCCACCCTGCCCGATTGCCTAGAAATCACCGCGCACAGCAATGACGGGCTAATTATGGGGCTACGTCATCGTACCCATGAAATACATGGTGTGCAGTTCCACCCCGAAAGCATTGCGTCGGAACACGGCCACGATCTTTTGAAAAATTTTATCGATTTCTCCGCCGCCTGA